The DNA region AATATGATGTTGTGAAAATCTTGGATTAAAATGTAACAATATTGGTTTATTgccattttcatttttagtatcatcatataaattaaaaacaagacGTTCAACACTTTGTTGTACATAGCCATGTATTTGTAATGATGATCCAGGTGaaaatcctttttttaattgtcttttAATTGGTAATTCTTCACcattaattgatatttgttGTATAAATATACCATTACATATTTCATTTGATCTATCATTTGGTGGactacataaataaatatcaccaactactttttttgttttattatttactgccCATAACATTTTTTCTGGTGATTGTGCAGCAATTTCATCAAACATTGTTTTCATATCTGGTACTGCTGATATTGATCCTAATACAACTGATCCTGGTGTAACtctaataacaataaaacaataaaaattaattaataatacaaaaattatattattataattacttacgtgattaattcatttggttgaataataacaacatCTTCATTTGGTGGTAAATAAGCATtaccatttaaaattaaatgaaatattccATGTATTGGAAACATTTTTGCAATgtatttttctaaatcaacaatacgttttatttttgttttgtcaaTATGAATGTAACTTAATTTTCTTGTATCATTAAAGtatcttgataaatcaatGTTTATTCGAAAACGTAATGGTTGTac from Aphidius gifuensis isolate YNYX2018 linkage group LG5, ASM1490517v1, whole genome shotgun sequence includes:
- the LOC122857391 gene encoding uncharacterized protein LOC122857391, producing the protein MDVQPLRFRINIDLSRYFNDTRKLSYIHIDKTKIKRIVDLEKYIAKMFPIHGIFHLILNGNAYLPPNEDVVIIQPNELITVTPGSVVLGSISAVPDMKTMFDEIAAQSPEKMLWAVNNKTKKVVGDIYLCSPPNDRSNEICNGIFIQQISINGEELPIKRQLKKGFSPGSSLQIHGYVQQSVERLVFNLYDDTKNENGNKPILLHFNPRFSQHHIVRNTFKQNAWGDSEISGGFPLKPGTNFFLRIHCEEKGYRIFIDGKEFTFYTHRLSPLNITHLSLRGAMNLYSILYKTVE